The window ATTCCAAGAACGGCTGTCCTCATGTTTGCCAAAACTTAGCCAAGTGCATTAAAATGATTAAGTCAggcctacataaaaaaaaaaatattctccagTCAAAACTAGGTGACCACTGGatcttaacatattacataacaGACAAACAACCCATAACAATAATAACCGTTGGCAGTGACCCTCGCTGTAAGTTTCCACTTCCAATAATATATGGACTGAAGGTCAAAAAGGACAagcttttctagaactgccccaactctggaatggttttcctcatcctattcggcttgctcctactttccactCATTAAAAAGAGACCTTAAAatccaacacttcaacctcacctacccgtcttagTCCGtgtcctaaaccctcactactttccaccattccatatcccccacctattgcgtgatacttcctccaccctAGATGGcaagttcttcagggcagggtcctctcttcctcctgtgacgttgtttgtatcagtctgtcatttgtaacccctatttattgtacagcgctgagtagtatgttggagctataataataaagcaacaaAGGATGATGGGGCTCTTATGAAACCCTTAACAGAAATATGGAAATGGCCAATTTGTTGGGGCACTCTAGGACCTCCATATCTAGGACCACCCGAGCGCACATTACATATCTTCTATATAATAATTACAGGAAATTGTGTCCTTTGGGGCATTCGTCATATGAATGCAAAATCATTTATGTATCTCGACACTTACTTTATATACTCTGAAATGTCTCTCTTCAGGGGATTGGAGCCGGACGGAATAGGAGTGTAGTGTGCCGTCCGAACATTCAGCTTATCAAAATTCTAAACAAAAGAAAGACCAGCAGTTATTAACACAGAAAAGCTGCTTCTAACAAACACACTATACAGAACTTGGAGGCATGGCCATCACATATGGATCCCTTAGAACATCTGGCTATGAGAAAAGCAAGTCAAGGCCTTTGGCTACTTCAAGGGTAAGTTCATTTTGAATAATCAGTGGCCCACTTTGAAAATATAGTAGGAAGTCAAGAACCTATAATGCAATCTCATTTCCAGCCACTAGCTGGAGCTAGAGGCTTCTCTGACTCAACAAGGACTGCCCCCATTTTAGTACAGAGAAGCACATGGTCAAAACTCCATGAGGGCTTCTTAGTAGGCCATATGGGAAAGGATTTCCATTCCAACCCTGTGACAACATCATTTGTACCAGAAAAAGTCCTGTGACATATCTGCATTGGAGAAATATTTTTCTGGCACAGAAGTAgggataaaaataatttaaacaaggGTAACACACACACCCCCCCACTTCCAATTACTTGATACATGAATATAGAGCTGTAAAGTCTACAAACCTTGAGTAGTAGTGGCCATTGAGATGTATCCAACTGTGTGACTTTGGACTCTGGCTGAATTAAAAAGCTTTCTTCGTGCTGTATATCCtgaaaaacaacaagaaaaagttACAACTTGCTGTACATTCTTcctataaattaaaatacagatGGAACCGATGAGCGCTGTAGGGACAGAACATACTACAAGGGGTCCGCAGCTGCTGCTTTTGCTAGATCTGCATACTAGAGTATTCCAAGGCCTCTTTGCAGCAGAATGGAGTCCTTTAAATTTAAGTTAAGTTATCTCCTACATGGAAGCTTCTATGCCCAATATAGTATTATGCAGCATTGTGGCAGCCTGCACCACGATCCTCTTTCTAACCGCATGCTACCCAACACTGCTGCCATTCTCCCATTTGCACATTACCTGTGCAATGGTCTATCAACCTGGTCCCATATGCACATTACTCGAGTGTTTCACTTCTACCTTACTACCCTTGCCTGATGTCCTTTCAAGCACACTACGATACTGCTACCTTCAcccatgtgcaatattttttgccAAAGTCTGCAATACCCTTCACCCATGACCACTCATGTGTGTAGACCACCCTTACCCATGTTACCCTCCATAGTAGTCCTCCACCAGGGCCCTTCTCTGCCCCTCTTAATATGCAGTTCCCAGTAGGTTTTGTGAAACCTATGCAATGTCCATGCAGAGTTCCACCCAGAAAAGCTCAGTGGTAGCCGCTGTACTGTGATTGaactctttaataaccacccGAAAATGTGCCAAGCTAAAAAGACCTCGATGTGTCACCGTCTTCCCCATCCAAGCTACTGGTTACTCAAGTTTCCCCCTCCTGCACCCTCCACCCAAAGCTATCCAGGGCCACATGTTGATAGGGGAGCCCGGCTACAGCAAACCAACACACCGGTGGTAATGTTGGGTTCATTTACAGGGTGGGGGAacccttggctgctccttctgctacTTTATTATCCAGGCAGTGAGATTTTTCTGCATTCCTGCCGCTGTAGAAACTTGACACCAACAGGATCGCTAGGAATTTTCTTGGATTTCCAGATTGATCAGTCAACAGCTGCGGCTTATTTCCATGCAAAGTTTTTGACTAAGCTTTTAAACTTCACCTTCCAATTCctttaaatcacttttattgGAGATCATGAGAAAACCAAGACCAAAGCAGCCATggattttatggcttttttagcaGTTATTGTAGGATATGGGTGGATATTCTGtccagtaaagaaaaataaaaaaacccaggGAGGTCTGATGTTTGAGGGCATGGATGGCACCCCCAGCACCCACCTAAtgaccccctatttaatgtacagcgctgcataatatgttggtgctatataaatcctgtttattattagtaagtAATAGTAATGAAAAGCCACCAACAGCAGATTGGAGCAGATGAAAGGATTAGGAATAATATAGATTTTGTCCACACACACGTGGCAGCACACATCCATGCCAATCACAACTTACAGCGATCTCCCCTGCGGTGTGGCTCCGCCGTTTCTTGGACTTTTTCTTAGATCCTGCGAAAGAACACACGGGACATGTTATAGAGGCAGCGGGCACTCATAGAACAGCTTTCCCGGGCCGCGCATACACGTTACAAGCACTCACCTTCCATCTCCGCCATCTTCACTCCTCTCTCCTCCACGCGGTATGAGAGACTGAGGAGAGGCGCACGGACCGGATATAGCACGTGGGAGGACTTGGCGCCCGACTCCGCCTCTTCCGGTCGGCTCATGTTTCCGCGCTCTTGGGCGCCATCTTGGGGGCGTGTGACAGGAAAAGAGGGGGAGAAGGAAGGCGGGAAGAATCCATTACACATTCCTGTCACAGAATATAAAGCGGCTGGGAGGGGGCATGGTGCTAAATGGATTCATACCAAGTAGATGTAAATGCAAAATCTACTGTATGCAGTTTTATGAAGCATTTTATGCTGTGGTATTTGTTATGGCTCCATTGCAAGGTTTCTCACACTAAAGTTCTGTTAGTAGCAGCACTCCCTGTTGTGTGCTGACTACGCTACTTAATTGGTACACTATTAGCAAGAATGTTGTCAGCTTACTGTGAGCACCGACCCGGCTATAAACTTATAACCCTCCCCCATGTATAGGTCACATGTCTTCCCCCAAACACATCATACATCTTCCCCCTCCCCCATCTATAGATCACATGTCTCCACCCTATCCATAGGCCATGTGTCTCTCCCATCTATAGGTCACATGTCTCCTCCCTATCCATAGGCCACATCTCTTCCCCCATCCATAGGTGACacgtgtcccccccccccttcccccatgcgTCTCCCCCCATCTTTAGATCACGTCATCCCCCAACACATCATACATCTCCCCCCCCATCCATTGACATAACATCTTCCCCCATCTATAGGCGATACAtctcccccctcctcccccatCTATAGGTCACATGTCTCCCCCTCCCCTATTCATAGACTATACGTTTCCTGTTGCAAGTGGACAGAACTGTTATTAATGTGAGCAGGCTATAAGGATAACCCATAAGTCATACGCTTCCCCCTCAAATACTcaaagtttggtgaagacccttttctgttcccccatgactgtgcccccgggtacaaagccccctccataaagacatggggtcaccagtttgggtgtggaggaactcgaatgtcctgagccctgacctcaaccctactgaacacctttgggatgaattggaaagGTGAGTCCAGTCCTCTCatccaccatcagcacctgacttCAATCCGTTCCTGAGtagaaagcatttgccaactaataaccaATCAttgtaaagaaatccattccaggtttgctggataacccaggttctctcatgattgtctatcttctccagtcttgaaaagttttaataaatccggctCATATTGATGTGCTGAATCACCGAAAGCCAAAAACATTCAACCCAATGGTTGATGAATGGGCACATATTGTCTAGCTACAGCTCAATTTAGCTGTGGGACCGTAGGTTTACATTTAGGCTGTTTaatcacatgattttttttttttttggggggggggggcatatttaTATATCGTCATGTTGCTAtactaatacaggtagtccccgggtgaaggacatctgacatacagaggaCTCCTGGATATGAACGGAGCTTCCCTGGCTTGTGTGCAAGagggaggcggtttgcatgacttgcagaagaaatcttttgctaaacacagctgaggttgtggggaccttaaagcgtacctaaactcagaaatttcactttacataaaatgggagacaacccttttatgttaagtaaaaattctgttgtttgttgttttgtaggTGCCACAccctaggccagaggtcagcaaacgtttgtggccactaggccatttcaggggtggccAGGAGCACACTAGGTTGGACTCTCTCTTGAGTTCCGCTCCAATGGCACCagaaacgccccctgaagggaaatccctctccttgctatgcattgtggaggaggtGGATTTACCTTCTCGGGGAGTTCCCTATTTATCCtggtggcagaagtgttaacgtcggccgtggtaaataggggagccacagcaagaggaggctcaagagccataTGCGGCTCTGGAGCACCAgcagctctggtagtttgttccagcctaatgccccctggccaatccagaGACGCGGGTTGCCAGCTGGGATTAcgccagattggccagggggcgttaggccggaacaaactaccagctaggccatatctggcctaaaggccggagtttgcttaggcgatcgagaatgaatgggagtgcaagggtgctccttctgcgcatgcccgagcatctcagacatgcgcagaaggagcctttgcttggaaagaaaaaaatttgccgatctcacacatgcacagtgagatcagcaagtttttttttccaacctacatcacctgatctcacacttgGGTCGGGTAACGTAGAATTAAGAACcgggaaaaagaggagaagatagcAGCGCCTGGgggacggatgctgggacaacgcaggaccggAAGacggacacccccggatggattggactgccctgcgggattacaggtaagtgaattttttggcacttttcagtttagttcctctttagggaatgagctctttctgcagcctcttgtaactctttattgaccaagacaaatgttgcagttgtttctttttgcaaatcaaagcttgctccagacgttaatgaatgtctaagctccttgaagttttttttttgctttgtgattaactcacggtgaggattttatacaataactgacaccacactgcctaataatatgttgtgacaaacatctgtcctaattgcatgtattaaaataatgtacatgttccgacttacatacaaattcaacataagaacaaacctacagcccctatctggtatgtaacccgaggactacctgtacttactACCAGCTGAATCCAGAGAGGTCGGTGCTGAAGCTCACACAATGTTCTGCCTTTCCATTTGTGTTGTACATTGTTTTGTAGGGGCTTCTGTTGTCAGCATCATGTGCTCCTACATGATACAAACAGAACAAACCTTCCATGACATTTTACAGTATTCTAGTGCTAAAGCCTAACAGAATGCAGAAAGTTAAGATCATGAAAAACACACATTAGAAAAACAAGCTGTGGGAATATCGAGGTTGTGGAAAAAGGCTGCAAGTGTTATAATGGCCCCCGAGGTGGGAAGATTACCTCCAGCAATGCCCCCCAGGCAGTACACTTTTATCGTTCTGCTCTGCGGGTTCCTGGCATTGTCTATGAATGTGGTGGCCCTGGTGAGCCCCTCCTGGGTGACGTCCAAGGATTTCTCTCTGTCGTTGTGGGAAATGTGTAGCCGAAGGAACCAAGCTTGGCATTGTAGATCTGCGCTGAACAGCGGTGAGTAACGTCAGctgtataaaacacaaaacaaaattgtgaTATTTGTATCGGGATCTCTTCTATTGATTGGACAACCAAGTGGGGTAAATATTTAGGTTGTATCATTGGTGCCCCTAATGAGCATACAAGGTCTGtctttaaatgacctaatattttcggGTTCTAAAAGAGTTAACTGATTGCAGCTGTTtactaggctatgtacacacgtgcaatcattgccgttggaaaggatctttcacgaccgcacgatgcatgaacgagtgttgtacatttAGCACCGTTCTGTTCTTTAAAGAGAgaagaacgacagagtggcaccttGCTGGGCTCTCTCCCCTTTCATTTCCATTAAGATCGTCCATcgtccatcgtccctggatccgccaggacagttgttcgaacgatggatgatgagcgctgtacacacataagattatTATTATGAGCCGAGGATTGGACaagaacaattgcatgtgtgtacctagcctaatactaaaacctgtaatataactgtacagtaacatttataatatatatatatatatatatatatatatatatNNNNNNNNNNNNNNNNNNNNNNNNNNNNNNNNNNNNNNNNNNNNNNNNNNNNNNNNNNNNNNNNNNNNNNNNNNNNNNNNNNNNNNNNNNNNNNNNNNNNNNNNNNNNNNNNNNNNNNNNNNNNNNNNNNNNNNNNNNNNNNNNNNNNNNNNNNNNNNNNNNNNNNNNNNNNNNNNNNNNNNNNNNNNNNNNNNNNNNNNNNNNNNNNNNNNNNNNNNNNNNNNNNNNNNNNNNNNNNNNNNNNNNNNNNNNNNNNNNNNNNNNNNNNNNNNNNNNNNNNNNNNNNNNNNNNNNNNNNNNNNNNNNNNNNNNNNNNNNNNNNNNNNNNNNNNNNNNNNNNNNNNNNNNNNNNNNNNNNNNNNNNNNNNNNNNNNNNNNNNNNNNNNNNNNNNNNNNNNNNNNNNNNNNNNNNNNNNNNNNNNNNNNNNNNNNNNNNNNNNNNNNNNNNNNNNNNNNNNNNNNNNNNNNNNNNNNNNNNNNNNNNNNNNNNNNNNNNNNNNNNNNNNNNNNNNNNNNNNNNNNNNNNNNNNNNNNNNNNNNNNNNNNNNNNNNNNNNNNNNNNNNNNNNNNNNNNNNNNNNNNNNNNNNNNNNNNNNNNNNNNNNNNNNNNNNNNNNNNNNNNNNNNNNNNNNNNNNNNNNNNNNNNNNNNNNNNNNNNNNNNNNNNNNNNNNNNNNNNNNNNNNNNNNNNNNNNNNNNNNNNNNNNNNNNNNNNNNNNNNNNNNNNNNNNNNNNNNNNNNNNNNNNNNNNNNNNNNNNNNNNNNNNNNNNNNNNNNNNNNNNNNNNNNNNNNNNNNNNNNNNNNNNNNNNNNNaggatcgcgggatcgcggtatcgggtaagtatgttaccggttttatttatttttaaaacttgcattcgccgtataggacgcacccacttttcccccccagttttggggaagaaaaagtgcgtcttatacgccgaaaaatacggtattttgtattgattccaaaaaaaataattttaattgctACGTTTCCTCGcacgcaccgatgcatgcaccaacgCCACTGGGAACCCCCAGGGAATGTCAGGGGCACTCCCCAATTTGAAGGAAGAAGACGCGGCCCGAAGATTGGATCaaatgggcaggacactggaggacgctggtgggaccaggtaagtcttcaCTGTGGTTTgctttcaggatcatactggaagatccaggttttggcaccaagtgatgactttatgaaaaaggttcggctccacttcaagttgctgcagaatgccAGCTCAAATTTCCTTGCGGCGCTTTTTTTTCTCTGgggtgaaattttactaaaaattgaTAACTTTTATTCTTCTCgtgatttcagcacatgaagGGAAACACAACAAGGTTAAATGGTGACTGagagagtgccggcgtttgtccCGCATGTTTcaagaagtttacacattcatggcgggagatcagaatcatctcactgctttgtgatagagatagaaacacaatctcattatttcatagacagaacTCCCAGGAAGAAGAGGCAGGGTTTACAATGCAGCTCCTTTGTACTTCCAAAGCTGTTAAACTCTGATACTGATAAACTCTGATACTGATAAACTCTGCCTCCTTCTTTATATGCACAACAATGGGAACAGAAGGAGGGAGAGAGTTCAAAAACAGAGATAGTATTTTATGTTAATGCTATCAGAAAAGGTGTTGCTGGCAGCTGAAGGTTAATTTTAAAGACTCCAATGGCCCCAAACCCAAATCATAGACATATAACCTCCGGCCCTGCACCACTCCTGTTCTGGACATGCAACCAGGTGCTTCTGGGTATAGGGATCATGTCACCTTCTTCTACTGACAATGCCCATCTCTAACAGCCAATTCCCTGAGAAAGAAAACTTTGTAAAGATATTTGGTTGCACAGAACAAGCTCTttgagacagatacagacagtgagacaggtggaggagaggaccctgccctgaagagcttacaggatttatatagcaccaacatattacacagcaatgtacattaaataagggttgcaaatgaaaagCAGTGACACaaaagaaggagaggaccctgccccaaagagcttacaatctaggaggtgggggaagtttcatacaataggagggggatatggaatggtgggaagtagtgagggtttaggagacagaagaagacgggtaggtgaggttgaagcgttgggttttgagcactcctttaaatgagcagaaagtaggagcaagccgaacaggacgaggaagaccattccagagggttggggcagctctagaaaagtcttggagccatgcgtgtgatgaggttatgagtgaggaagtcattagtaggtcattggaggagcggagagagcagctaggaaggaagaaaactacaaagagatgcagcagaaaaggagcggtgggaaggctgtgtatggggtaggtaggtgggaaggctgtgtatggggtaggtaggctgtgtatggggtaggtgggtgggaagctgtgtatggggtaggtggatgggaaggctgtgtatggggtaggtagaggggaaggctgtgtatggggtaggtaggtgggaaggttgtgtatggggtaggtagatgggaagNNNNNNNNNNNNNNNNNNNNNNNNNNNNNNNNNNNNNNNNNNNNNNNNNNNNNNNNNNNNNNNNNNNNNNNNNNNNNNNNNNNNNNNNNNNNNNNNNNNNNNNNNNNNNNNNNNNNNNNNNNNNNNNNNNNNNNNNNNNNNNNNNNNNNNNNNNNNNNNNNNNNNNNNNNNNNNNNNNNNNNNNNNNNNNNNNNNNNNNNNNNNNNNNNNNNNNNNNNNNNNNNNNNNNNNNNNNNNNNNNNNNNNNNNNNNNNNNNNNNNNNNNNNNNNNNNNNNNNNNNNNNNNNNNNNNNNNNNNNNNNNNNNNNNNNNNNNNNNNNNNNNNNNNNNNNNNNNNNNNNNNNNNNNNNNNNNNNNNNNNNNNNNNNNNNNNNNNNNNNNNNNNNNNNNNNNNNNNNNNNNNNNNNNNNNNNNNNNNNNNNNNNNNNNNNNNNNNNNNNNNNNNNNNNNNNNNNNNNNNNNNNNNNNNNNNNNNNNNNNNNNNNNNNNNNNNNNNNNNNNNNNNNNNNNNNNNNNNNNNNNNNNNNNNNNNNNNNNNNNNNNNNNNNNNNNNNNNNNNNNNNNNNNNNNNNNNNNNNNNNaggatggatgagtctggctgcagcattcataatagattgtagaggagagagtcgggttagtggaataccagaaaggaggaggttacagtagtccagacgagagatgataagagcatgtacaaggagtttggtggtctcaggggacaggtaggggaagATTTCAGAGATGTTGCGCAGATGAAAGcgagacctggaaatgttctgaatatgggggtaaattaAAGGACAGAATAGAAGGTAATGCCAAGACAACgtacctgaggggagggatggATAACAGAAATATGCAACTAGCTGATACCTGTCGGTGTTCTGATACTTACTGTCTGTAGCCATAATTTGTTCTATTTAGATCCATCCAAATCAtatcatagtcatgtcatgtCACTTACCTGATCCACAACTCTCCTTAAATTTGTCAGGGATTTTCTGCATTATTAAATCTCCTGGGAGGCTCAGTCTTGGCAGTATTCtccagaattgtttttaagctgagtgggaaaaatctgtaggtgggtggtggcccctgtattgtgaccaaactctgggtagtgcgcccagctaagagaggctagggagaacactgcttagaCATGGCTGGCTTTTGTACGAACCTTCTTAGTGCTGAGATTTGAAGCATAGCCAGTTCTATAGCGGGAAGGGACATGGAATTTAAAGCATTGTCAtgttacagtataaaaaaatgtattaggataCATTATTCAGTATAAACAACAATCAAACATTTAGggatattgaataaataaatctgtgtGTCCTGCTAGACTAGGGGTCAGAAAAGtcttatggccactaggccatttcaggggttggcgggagcacactaggcgggattctgagtcccaccctaataacgcccaccaccagggaacgcccctgaaatgaaatccctctcctctgtctgcattgcggaggagagggatttcccttcagggagggttccctatttaccaaagcggcggaagtatcaacaccggccgcaataaataggggagccacagcaaggggGCGGCAGCGAAGCTCCGGCAGCTCCCTTAGTTCCTAACGCCCCTCTGGccctggagccgcgggttgccggcttgaattaggccagattggccagggggcgttaggccggaacgaactaccggctaggccatatctggcctaaaggccggagtttgccgacccctgtgctAGATTAtggacccaatgggcctgattaattaaaccACATCAGGACTCGAGAAattagactatgatgggagaaatTAGAAattagactatgatgggagaacctgggtgatccagcaaacttggaatggatttcttaaaattctgtaaattggcaaatatttttggtcttggaacagatccattccaggtttgctgtatcacctaggttctcccatgatagtctatcttctccagtctcggagagctttgataaatcagggccaataactGCTCTCAATACCAACTGTTCACTTCTAGAAAGACATGATCTGCCCCGTACCAAAAAAGTGAGACCTCCTCTGGAATAGTGtgcctggtttaataaagttttctaaggctggataggatacactttcatcagtgaagctgggtgatcctggaatggattttttgaaaaagccatttgctttttgttagcaaatgttttgaattctggaccagatcgtttccaggtttgctggatcacccagcttcactgaggaaagtgcatcttctccagccttggagagctttcatatatcagggcCATTGAGTTCAGTTTTGGGTTCACAAAAAGGATGATTTGTACAGAAACTACACGCATTAGGGATACAGAGAACCTTAAACTGAACAAATAGGAAGGGATTTGACCACCataaataaatccataaattGTCAATATAGGTTATGTTTTGAAAAGTTGTTTAATCAAACATCATTGCAAAAGACTAAGGGTCAATCTGagaccaaagaaaaaaagtttacagctGCAATATGGAACAAAGTCTTTACAATAGGAGCCTTGAAACGGTGGAATAAACTACAGGAAGTCTAATTCTATCCAGGGGCCCACCTATATGGATCAGAAAGAAATTGTTTTGCCTTCTGGAATAATTAGGACCATGCTTGATGTGCTGTTTATGGTTCCAAGAATGCAGATTTTTATTACACCGTGGAGCAGTTTATAGTACAAGgtcttttttgttgttattagtATTATCTTTAACAATGTTGTTATCATTTTCAGACTGGCAGGTGGCTACACTTATCCTTGTCTTATGTGCCACGCTGATCTCTGGCGTGTGGTTCATAGTTTCCGTGCTGTGGATCTGCCAAGTAAAGCAGCCCCTGAAGTTCCGCAATCTCTCATTTCTACTCTTAATATCAGGTAATGTCTTGAATGTGAAAGGTTTAAATGTGAGAATTCCCCAATCACCGAGCCAGATCCTCCTTTATTTGCATTTCTTATATTTCCTATTGGAATGCGAGTAGCAGAAGCAGTGGGTAGGactaagggctttatttataaattaagagaaataatttataaatagcgCCCTATGTGTAGCCGAGTGCTGATCGAGAAGCTACAGGCTTATGAATCAGCAATGAAGatgtattttagtgttttattttgggtgtgaaagttactttttttgcatggggTCAtcatttgtaaatttatttcaaaatgtatttttttttatattataataatgaatcTTTTTTACTGGTCTGCAAGATAATTACCTTTAATTCACTTTGAAGATCTGAGGACTCTGTTATTATCACATTCTTCAGTTTCAGTCCCTTgacataattataaatcaaacTCTGGTatattctgcatggagtttttatgttctccccgtgtctgtgtgggtttcctcccacatcccaaaaacaggcatttaggttaattggcttcccctcaaaattgacctcaagctctattaaagacatatagggacattagattgtgagctcctttgaaggacagctagtgacatgactatggactttgtacagcactgcataacatgttggcactatataaattatggataataataaatattatagtaaCATTTCCTGGCCCAAttcattaaaatgctttttacaatacaattaaaGGAAACGGTCCCAGCACCTATGGAAAGGTCCCAGCACCTATGGATATGTCTTTAGGTTTTATTTACGGTGCATTAGGGAATATTTACCCTGCGGTGACCATTGTAGCCAGGCAAGGAAAACTCAGCACGGCTTTGACCTGGGGCTTCCTTTTACCACAAGTGAATAACGTGACATTAACATTGCCTGCTGATGAATTGTGATTAAAGCCAGCCACATACAGAACATAACCAATCGAGTTTCCTGATTTAACAAGATGGTTTCCTATGACATAGCATGTGTTTGATGTCACCTGATTACTAACACCATTTTGTCTCTGAAGTTCTCTTGCAGATCAGCGCTCTCCTGCTCTTCTCACTTCTCCTAGCAGCGCCATTACTCCCCCTGTCTTCCCT is drawn from Pyxicephalus adspersus chromosome Z, UCB_Pads_2.0, whole genome shotgun sequence and contains these coding sequences:
- the LOC140343333 gene encoding transmembrane protein 47-like — protein: MAPEVGRLPPAMPPRQYTFIVLLCGFLALSMNVVALVSPSWVTSKDFSLSLWEMCSRRNQAWHCRSALNSDWQVATLILVLCATLISGVWFIVSVLWICQVKQPLKFRNLSFLLLISVLLQISALLLFSLLLAAPLLPLSSLFSWGYGLAWGSCIFTLGAVVISCLRTGLSIE